The genomic segment ACTGATGAGGGAGATTGGTTACAGCATTATAATGAAATGAGCTATCGATTGGTACAAGGGGATACCTTAATGAGAAAGGTAATATCCGATGCAAGTTTAGCAGTATCTATCCTTTGTAATCACCCACTCGTAGAGGATAAGAAAATAGGGGTGCTTGGTCACTCTTATGGCGGTAACACAGTTCTTTTCCAAGCAGCTATGGACCCACGGATTCAGTTTGCTTGTTCAAATGGTGCAGCATGTACTTATAAGAATAAAATTAGGCATCAGACGGGGTTTGAAATGGCTCAAATAATACCTGGTTTTGCTGAACGGTTTGATATTGAGGATTTAGTGAAGTGTATTTTCCCAAGAAAGATTTTGTTGGTGTCTGCCACAGAAGACAAGTATTCAAAGAACGCAGATGCAATAGAAAAAACTATAATAGAAACATGCAATAAATTTAAAATTGGCAATTGGGTTGAACATTTTAGATATGTAGGTGGACATCCACTTACTCAAGAGAGATTTACAGACGTTGTTTCTTGGATTAAATCGTATGCAAAGGGGAACGCGGACTTCACCTAACACAGAATTCCCGCAACTTAGTGGATGATGCATGTGGTTGAGACGCTGTGGGAATTCTCTGAACGTTATGTGACATTGCTAGGTCTTATATTAAGGAGGATGATTTATGGTGGCATTAGGTGCTTTCCTGGGAATTATTCAGATGATTTGGGCCTTGTTATTAATTCCAACCCATCTTGCACTAACGGTAATTGTATATAGAGATGCAAAGAGATTATCACAAACAGCGTTAGGATTGTCACCTTTTCTATGGCTTGGAATTACATTTTCTTTACCTATAATTGGGATGCTTATTTACTGGATTATGAATTATTCATCACTGTCAAGGGACTCCCTTTATAAATTGTAGTAACTTAGCTTGGGGAAACTATTCTATCAAATTATTATTTGGACAATTTGTTACTTTACATTTTGAGAGCTGTCTACAAAACTATTCATTAGCGGTTGTCAAAGCTTTGTAATTCGCGACATCACATAACAAAACATTCCCGCAATTTAGCCATGAAGAATGTGGGAAGGCGCTGCGGGAATCCGAAACGTTAGATGACAGACCATGCGAAAAGCGCCATCCATGGCGTTGAAAAAGAGAAGAAAATGCATTCACGAGGAGAATGTGTATGTTGACTATTCGTGTTTCACAATTAAGTGATATTAAAGGGTGTTTAGAGTGTCTTAAGGATTCATTATTGGCAGATAATTATTTCCAAGATACAGGCAAAGTTGCAAATGGAATTATGAATGCAATAGAAAAAGGTGAGGTCTATGTTGCATCAAATGGAGAAGAAATCATTGGAGTAATGAGTATTGATTATAATGGCATGTTTGGAGAATTTCCGATTTTAAGATTGATTTCAGTTAAAAGGACACATAGGAGTAAAGGAATTGGAAGTTTAATGCTTGAGTATTTTGAAAAAGCAGGTTTTAGTAAGAGTATGAAAATATTTTTGTGTGTAAGTGATTTTAATACAAGAGCAAAATTATTTTATTTGAAAAAAGACTTTATGGAAATTGGTAAGATCCAGAATTTATATAAAGAAGGAATAACTGAATTTATAATGATGAAGGAGAAAAATCAAGAGTAATTTGACTACCATAATATTAAAAAGATAGGAATAGTTTTAGTGAATTTGAAGATGTTTGTTATAGGGCCTCCCATCCATGGTCGGCTCTGAGTTGCGGGGCATGGTCCGTCGTCTAACAGTGAATTCCCAAAATTTGAGAGGATATAAATGTAGTAACCAGACTTCGGGAATTCACGGGACGTTATACGAAACTACTAGGTCAATATTTTATAGGAGAGAGGGTGTATTTGGATGAAAAAGATTGGGATGATCGGTGGATTCGGTCCAGAGTCTACAATTGATTATTATCGCATTATGATTGAGCAGTATCGCTTATTGCAAGGTGATGAAAGTCTTCCCGAGATTTTCATTTATAGCATGGATATTTATAACCTACTTAATATGGTTGGAGAAGAACGATGGGATGACTTAATAGAGTACCTTTTAAAGGGCATTGATACTCTTTATAGAGCTGGTGCTGATTTCGGAATCATTTCAGCAAATACACCACATATTGTGTTTAATAAATTAAAATGCCTGTCACCTATACCTCTTGTAAGCATAATTGAAGAAACAAGTAAGAAAGCCAAAGAAATTGGATTACATAAGGTTGGGTTGCTGGGAACAAGTTTTACGATGAGATCAAGCTTCTATCAAGACGTATTTTCTAACGATAATATCTCCGTCGTTGTGCCTCGAGAGAAGGAACAAGACTATATCCAACATAAATTAATGACAGAGATAGAATTAGGAGAGTTTCATGAAGCAACACGTAAAGGGTTGCTTACGATTGTAAAGAGAATGATCGATGAGGAATCAATCCAGGGATTGGTTCTTGGATGTACAGAATTACCATTGATTTTAACTAAAGACGCGTTTGGCATTCCGTTTCTTAATACCACGAAGATACATGTAGATAGTGCCATTAGGTATTGTTTGTCGTAATCAAATGTAAAAATAATGTTTTGCCGTAGCTTCGTATTACAACACATTCCCGATACTTTGACAATATGCAAGTGGGTTGAGGCGCGTCGGGAATCCAAAACGTTATCCGAAACCGTACGCAAAGGCCGCGCGTCCATGCGCGGATTACGGAATTGGTTTAGTCTAGTGCGCGCTCGAAAGATAATGTGAAATAACCAAGATGTTTCGGTATAGAATTACATTTGCGAACCTATTTCGTAAATAATACCTATATCGGAATTATTATGCAGTCCGGTAATCCTGAGACTTTAGACGACATAGTTTTTTTCAGATAGGCGAGAGATCAAGGTGGAGGTGATAATCGGATGAGGCGTGTGCGATACCAGGTCGCATGTAGCCTGGATGGCTACATCGCGGGACCAAACGATGATTTTGATTGGATTATGCCAGAGCCCTCGTTCAACTTTGAGGCGCTGTATGCGCAATTCGACACGTTGCTGATGGGGCGACGCACGTACGAAATCGTACGCGCAATGGGCGAGAGCCTTCGCGGAAAGCAAGTGATTGTCGCCTCGCGGTCGCTTCGGCCAGTGGATTATCCTGATGTCGAGATCGTGAGCGAGGGCCTTGAAGCACGAGTTCGAGAGCTTCGTGCGCAATCTGGTCGAGATATATGGCTCTACGGCGGAGGGAATCTCTTCTCCCAGCTTCTCGCCTGGAATTTGGTTGATACGGTCGAACCGGCGATCATACCGATCCTTCTGGGAGGTGGGGTGCAGTTGCTCTCCCCGCACGGGGTACGTCGGCGTTTGGCGCTCGTCGGGCACCGCGCCTATCCCAGTGGGATGCTTCTCCTCGAATACGAGGTGCAACAGGCTGCGGAAGGCACGAATGAATTTCTTGGAGGTAAATCCAATGGAGCTGAGTAAGTCTACACTTCATGGAGACATATATGATGATACTTGGGAACTTAAATCATAGTAATGTTGTGACGGGTCAAAAGGACTTAATAGGAGAACAAATTAAGTCCTTTATGGATACAATAAATCCCAGATGGAATTGGGGCTGATTTTCAAAAGTAATTGCTACTACGCATTTTTCTTATGTAGCTTACTTAAATGATACGGAGGTCTCAAGGGGCCGCCGTCCATGGCGGCCTCTGAATTTGGGGGCGTACGACATATTTTCATACTTGTGGATATAACGAACAACAGATTAATTATGATCCACATTGGAGGATAGTTAGAATGAAATATACTTGCACGTTAATTGCAGTAAGAAATATAGAGAAAGCAATGCAGTTTTATCACGACGTTTTAGGGTTAGAGGTTGTAGCTGATTTTGGCGCAAATGTTACTTTAACAGGCGGTATCGCATTGCAGACTATTGATACTTGGAAAGATTTTATTCATAAACAGGATGAAGAAATTGTTTTCAAGAACAATGTATGTGAGTTGTATTTTGAAGAAGATGACATAGAGAGCTTTGCCGAAAAATTAAAAAATATAAAAAGTATCGAATATGTTCATCCACTCTTTGAACATTCGTGGGGCCAGCGGGTAGTTCGTTTCTATGATTTGGATAAGCACGTTATTGAAGTTGGTGAAAACACGATTATGGTTGTTAAGAGATTCATAAATACCGGACTTTCGATAGAAGAAACGGCCATCCGTATGGATGTATCAGTCGATTATGTGAGGTCGTGCTTAGCATAAAAAAGCATAATGCCTAGATGTGGAGGTCTCAAGGGGCCGCCGTCCTTGGCGGCCTCTGAACAAGAAGTGCGGCACTGCATATAACACGAGGATTCCCGCGACGGTGCGGTTAAGTAAACTTTTGGGGTATGCCGCACCACATGTCCTTTGTCACAAGACTTGCAATTGAGAGTTGAATAGAGAGTAGCAAGTCTTACGCCAGCCCTGGTGGGACGGACACGTCGGGAATCCCGGGGACGTTATGCAACATGCTTAACTTAGGGATTTGTTAGAAACGGAGGGACTGCCATGAAGGAATTATTCTTAGTTGAGCCGCAAGAACGGTATAGAGAAGGATTCGAGAAGATGGTTAATGAGTATAGAGTACATGGTGAAAAAGAATATTTTGAGATGTATGAGGAAGCTTTAAGCGATTTTAAAAGATATGTATTGAAATTGCATGATAATGCTAAGGAGATTGGCTTGATTGATGGGTGGGTACCCTCATACACATACTGGTTAAAAAATATAGAAGATAAAATATTAGGAGTTGTAAGAATACGTACATCATTAAATAACGAATTTGTTAGAAAATTTGCTGGACATATAGGCTATGATATTGCCCCCTTATCAAGGAGAAAAGGTTATGGAAATGCGCTATTAAAGCTTGCACTTCAAAAGGCGGCAATGCTTGATTTAGATAGAGTCTTAATAACGTGTGATGCTGACAATATAGGGTCCAAAAGAATTATCGAAAGTAGTGGAGGAATATTTGAATCGGAAGTATTTAAAGAAGAAAAAGACAAGCAACTAAGAAGGTATTGGATAACCTTATGATTTTAGCTTTTCGCGCAATATTAATGAATAAATTGCAGAAGTAGAAGTAGAAGTACATATTGGATGTTAGTACGTCGCATAACAGCGTTTTCCTGTAACTTTGTCAATATGCAAGTTGTAGGGACGCTACAGGAAAACGCAGGACGTTATCTGAAATGACTGGGTCGAAAAATTTTCAAAGGTTAGGTGGAGAGTGAATTACGATCCAGTTTTCTAAAAAGGTAGGTCTCTCAAATGAAAAAGTAAGATAAATGATCAGATGTAAGATGAATTCTTTTATTAAGATACCAGCATAAAGCTTAGGTGAGACTGCTGAAAGGAAAGCTAATAGAATAATATTTAATATAGTCGGAGTACATGGGAGGAGAAGAACGATGAAAGTGACATTGATTCACCCGCCTAGCGGTTCCAAACATATGGATACGATATATATGCATGAGCCTTTAGCGTTAGAGTATTTAGGAGCTGGACTAAAATTGGACAACCATAAGGTTTCAATTATAGATGCTCGTTTAGAACAAGATTATGAGGCAGTATTGAGGTCTGACAAGCCTCAAATTGTTGGCCTAACTGGGTTTACAAATCAACTTTCAATTGTTAAGGAAATGGCTACTAGGATTAAAGGCATTGATCCTAGTATATTTATCATAGTCGGGGGACATCACGCTACAGTAAAACCAGAAGATTTTAATGTTAAGGATATTGATTTAGTTGTTCGTGGAGAAGGGGTTACGGCTTTAAGTGAAATATTACAATGCATTGAGTCTAATAAACCGTTTGATAGTATATTGGGGTTGGGTATTCCTGGTTCCGACATGTATCTAACACCTTCGAGGCCACATCCAAATTTAGATAATTTACCTATACCCGACCGCTCATTGACAATTAAATACAGAAAGAATTATTTTGAGGAATGGATGAAGCCTCTAGCATCCATTCGAACTTCTCTAGGCTGTACTAATCGTTGTACCTACTGTGCCTTGTGGGCACTAACCGGTGGAAAATACTTGGTCCGTAAACCAGAATCAATAATAGAGGAACTACAATCTATCGAAGAGCCTAACGTTTTCTTCTGTGATGATGAATCAATGTGTGATTGGCAACGGATGGATAAACTGGCCGATCTAATTATCGAGAGTGGTATAAAAAAAATATTATCTTTATGCAAGAGTTGATACGATCTTAAAACATCCGAACCTTTTAGCTAAATGGAAAGATATCGGCCTCACGCAGGTATTTATTGGATTCGAAAGTTTTACCAATAAGCATTTAAACGAATTGAAGAAAAACATAACAATAGAGCAACAATATAAGGCAGCAAAAATCCTCCATGATCTTAAAATTGGCATTACGGGGTCTTTCATGGTTGATCCGTCATATACCAGAGAGGACTTCGATGGGCTTATATCTCATATTCGCAGTTTGAAAGTGGATGTAGTTATATGTTCGATCTTGACACCGTTACCAGGAACGCAATTATACGAGAGTAAAAAGGCTCAGCTAATAACCGATAAGCCGGAAACATATGATTTTCTTCACACAGTTTTGCCCACAACATTACCCCTTAAACAATTTTATTCAGAATTTGCCCGACTGTATATAAAAGCGACGCCGCTATTATCTTCCTTAAAGTATATACAAAAATACGAAAAAGGGAGCAAATTGCGGATAGGGTTAGATTCTATGAAAACTATTAAGATTATTAAAGATAATTATCGTTCATATTAAATTTTTATATTCTGATTTAATTTGGCAAAGCTTAATAATTTTCAGATAAAATTCATAAAGACTTTTGGGGTTGTGAATGCTTATATTTGCCGCCGCTTCAGATAACAAGGCATTCCCGACACTTAGAGGATGATGCATGCGGTTAAGACGCGTCGGGAATCCCAGAACGTTATATGAAACCGTACGCAATTTGAAGCTTTCTCACGGGGGAACTTCTGAGGAACAACTTCGTAGTATTAGTGGTGAAAGCTTTATGTAAGAATGCCTAGAATCTGGAGGAGGGAATAAATGATGAAAACCTTGGTAATCTACAAGTCGAAAACAGGTTTTACTAAGAAATACGCGGAATGGATTTCAGAGGAGTTGTCAGCCGATATTTTTCCTGCTTCGAAAGTTTCTGCTAATATGCTATCAGCCTATGACTGTGTGATTTATGGTGGCGGTTTGTATGTAGTGGGTATCAATGGAGTAAAGTTGGTAACGCAAAACATAGACAAACTAAAAGGGAAAAAAGTTATCGTTTTTGCAACGGGGATGTCACCCTCTAGAGAAGGGGGGTCAAGAGAAGTAATCAGCAAGAACTTTACTTTGGAACAGCAAGAAATTATACATTTTTATTATTTGCGGGGTGGGTTTGATTACCGTAAACTTAATCCTTTTGACAAGATGCTTATGACATTGTTAAGACTCTCCATCCAATGGAAGAAAGTAAGGAATAAGAAGCTTAACTCTGACGAAATAGGTATTCTCGAAATCTTTTATAAGCCAACAGATTATACAAAAAGGGCAAAAATAGATAAGTTGGTTGCGTATGCTACTTCATAAAATACCGAAATCAAAGATCGGGAGTCCAAGCGTGGCTTCGGGGGGCGTACGGCTTCATATAACATGGCATTCGCGAAACTGGCAAAGATGAATGTGGTTCGGACGCTTCGTGAATCCCGGGGACGTTATACGCCATGTTCGGTTATTTATTATTAGCAAGATACTATTTGAGGTCAAAGATGCTAGTAGCCATTTTCCATAAAATATGAGGGGTTACGTTGGAAGAAGTTGTCTCATATTTAATCTTACTGCTCATTTGAATGCTAAAACAACTTTGCCCTTATTATTGGACAAATTCGGCTGAAGGGGAAAGTATTTCACGTTGCTCTAGTTGGGATGGTAATGAAAGAATTAGTTTAGTTATTACAGCGTAGGATTACTAGCAGAACAATTTAGAATGTAGCTGCTTAGATTATCTCTGGAAAGCGAGTAATGAAAGATACGGTTGCGATGGTATTTCATTGACCAATAGGGGTGAGAAATATGTTATTTATATTGGCTGTAGTATCATCCATGCTTTTATTTATCAATTGTGTTTTCCTTATGAAAAGGATTAAGGACGATAGAGATATTGCTTTTTATACGGTTGGGGGAGCTGTTTTGTTAGGGATCTTTGTATATGCGGCATTGGGTGTTATTGTGGGATGATTTGTGCATGAGTTCATTTGCCATACGGCGTATAACAGCAGCTTCCCACCACTTAGAATAGATGAATGCGAATGAGGCGCGGCGGGAACCTGCGGGACGTTATCCGAAACCGTACGCAAAGGCCGCGCGTCCGTGCGCGGATTTTTGGCGGTGAATTTGCATATTAGATTCTGACTAATTGATTAGTGGAAGAGGGGGATAATTATGATTTTAATAGTGCTCTCGCTAATAATGGGGTTTATAGGATTGAACATTGGAGGAATTATTGGTGGGGCAGAAATTTATGCGTACTTATTCGGAGTTGTAGGAGTTTTAAGCCCCGGCCTCTTTATATTAGAACAGATATATAAGAGGTCAAAGTTTAATGAAGAGGATAAGTTATTCGCAAAGACAGATGAATTAGATTTGATAAAGTTAAGAGACATAGAAGTGTTGAGTAATGCTCAACTTGAAGATGTTATCGAAATGAATAAGAAGAAAGCTAATAAGAGTGAAAGCGATGAGAAGTTTCAGAAGTATAAGAAATTGTTAGATGAACTAAAGCAAAGTGGCTATTTTTCTGATAATCAATATTTTAGTAGTTTGGACAAACTCGAAAAATATTATGATGTTTATTAGAATTGGGCAGTCTTTTGGTTTTGAGCAATAGTTATAAAACTAAGGGGCCGCCGTCCATGGCGGCACTCTGAATCTGGGGGCGTACGGCATCGGATAACAGAGGGTTTGCGACATCGGGGTAGAACATTTTAGGTAATAACCCGACATCGCAAACCTCAAAACGTTATCCGAAACCTAACGCAGGGCCGCGCGTTCATGCGCGGATTACATTTATGGCGCACTCGTAGGGAAATGTGAAGAAACGGTTTTATGAGAGGTTACTATGAAAACACTTGATTTTGGTATGCCAACGCTTATCGAGACCAACCGCATTGAAGACTGTGTTAAGTTATGTAAAGAACTTGGTTTAGATTTCATCGAACTAAATATGAATTTACCGCAATATCAAATTGAAAATATAGATGTTCAACAACTCAAGACAATTTCTGAAAATGAGGATATTTATTTTACAATTCATCTTGACGAGAATCTTAACGTTTGCGATTTTAACAACGAGATTGCAAACGCATATACGAAAACTGTCTTGGTTATCATTGAGATTGCCAAACAATTGAAAATCCCTGTGCTTAATGTGCATATGTCAAACGGAGTTTACTTCACTTTGCCAACTGAAAAGGTTTTTTTGTTTGATCAATATAAAGATATTTATCTGATAAAGCTAAAAAAGTTTAGGGATACGTGTACAAAAGCCATAGGTGACAGTAATATTAAAATATGTATTGAAAATTGCAGTGGTTTTAAGGAATTTGCAATGGAAGGTATAGAGCTTTTGTTAGAAAGCAATGTGTTTGCATTAACCTTTGATATTGGTCATAGTCATGACGTGAATGGCATTGATGAACCATTTATAAATAAGCATATTGAAAGGCTTCATCACATGCACGCTCACGATGCAAAGGGCAGGGAAAATCATCTTCCTTTAGGAACAGGAGAAATTAATATAAGAGAAAGATTTTCTCTTGCGAGAGAACATAATTGTCGTGTAGTTCTTGAAACAAAGACTATCGAGGGGCTGAAACAGTCTGTAGAAAAGCTGAAAAACTACACATAGAATGAGCAATATCTTTTATAAAGTAATTCGCATCATTCTTATATAGCGTACTCAAATAATGCGGAAGCTTAAGGGGCCGCCGTCCGTGGCGGCCTCTAAATCTGGGGGCGTACGGCATCGGATAACAGAGGGTTTGCGACATCGGGGTAGAACATTTTAGGTAATAACCTGACATCGCAAACCCTCAAAACGTTATCTGAAATGCTGGGTCTTTCTTTAATAATCTGATGTGATCTCATACTGTATTGTTAAGATTTTGTAATGAGAGGTTTTGGGGTGAAGAGATTTTTACTAAACATGATTCCTCTTTTAATAGGAGTCACACTATCTGCAGTACTTGCAACAGTTGATTGGTTCGGTTTTTGGTTTATCTTTGCTCCTATAGGCGCTAGTGTATCGCTCGGCTTTTTTATTAGTGGAAGGATGGGAACTAGGGATAGGGATATAGGAAGAAAAATTAGTATTTCGCTAGTTGCGCTTATTTTATTGATTTTCCTAGGAATTATGCAACATGAGAATTTACAGCTAGAAGAAACTGTTTTTTATTTTACCTATTTTATTAATACAGGGGTATTTTCCAGGGTTTTAATTCATTATGCAATAGCTAAAGTTTTTGGCCCACTTATTTGGGGACGTGGTTATTGCGGATGGGGCTGTTGGACTGCAGCTGTGCTAGAATGGTAAAACAACAAAATTCCAAAGAAGTATACATATCTTAGAATTCTTTTCTTTATTATTTCAATTTTGATTCCATTTTTATTTATTCAAAGCGGTTATGACTATGTAAATAGACATATATACCGACCTTCATACGGATTTGATGATTTACCATTTCAACTTCATAAGTTTGATCAGTTTGTTTGGTTTCTTGTTGGTAACGCTTTATATTATCTAGTTGCCATAATAATGGCGTTTAAATTAAAAAAGAAACGTGCATTTTGCAAAATATGCTGTCCGGTATCACTGGTAATGAAAGCACAGACAAAAATAGCATTAATAAAAACGAAGCCAAGCGGTGTCGAGTGTATTAAATGCGGAAAATGCAATAAGGAGTGCCCAATGGACGTTGATGTAATGGGATATATTAGTGAGAAAAAACCGGTTTCATCATCAGAATGTATTTTATGTGGCAATTGCCAACGAGTTTGTCCTGTTCAAGCCATAAAACTTTAATTATTTCTCCGCACTTCAGATAACTGCGCTTTCCTGTAACTTTGTCAAAATGAATGTAATATGACGCTACAGAAATACGCGGACGTTATAGGAAATAGCCGGAGGGGGAGAGAATATGAGGGTAGTTTTTAAGAGGAGAACTCTAATTACAATCGTACTTCTTATTGCGTTGGGTATTTTGCTTTCATATTCAAGCGGGTATAGGTTTTCACCTTACGAAGCAGCAATGGCTCATTTTGATGTGGACAAATCTGCGACGGAGTTTGGGGATGTTAATTTTCAATTAAGTAGAGTTTATCTGTTTAACACACCAAATGGTCCCCGTACTGTAATTGCAATTAAAGAAGGATTATTGTGGCGAGCTCATGCGGCATCCCGTTTTCCTAAAAGTTCAGACAGATTAAGACAGTTGGGTGGATGAGTTATAACGGTCGACAAGGTCATGTGATGGCGTTTGCTGTAGAAACTGAAGACCCAACTGTAGCGTACATCCAGGCAGGTCCTACTACGGATAGGGTAAAAAAGGAGATAACTGTCAAAGAACCAGTTATCTTTTCATAGAATAAAGAAATAGATATAAATAATCTAAACCCCGTAGCACTATCAAAGGATAGTAAGATTTTATATGAATATAAATATCCTAAAAATACAACATCCGTAAGTAGTGAAGATTTGAAATGGTATCCAGTTGATGGACCTAAATAATTCGTCTTAATAAAATATTGAGAAGTATTATTGGATTCATTCGGGAATTTCTCTGAGTGCTTCATTTTAGAGGCTACTTCCATGGGTTTAGCAACCTGCTGGGTTGGGGGCTTTTTTAGGCCTGATGAAGTAAAGCGGCAGATTACCATTAGCTAGAATGAGCGAGTATTGGCTGTTTCTCCACTAGGTTATGCCCCGGAACAATACAGTTTAGAGGAAAAAATTATGTCCAGTTTTGCATCTGGACATAAGCGAAAAGATATGGAAGTAATATGTCCCCAAGGGTTCAAAACAGATTGGCCTGCCTGGGTAAAATCGGCTTTAGTGGTAGGTCGATTGGCACCTTCAGCAGTAAATAGACAACCATGGCGATTTTCGGTTGATACCGATGCTATTAAGATTTCTGTCGACAATCTTAAAGATTCGCACCACATTTCAAAACGCTTAGATTGTGGAATAGCGATGATACACATTGAGATAGGGGCTAGTCATGAAGGGATTAGAGGACAATGGGAATATCTCGATCAATCGGATGTTGCTATCTTCAAGGTCCAAAAGAAAATTTAGCAAGTCTCTGGGGAACACGACATCGTCTAACATGGTATTTGCAACACTAGCAGAGATGCAAGCGGTTGGGACGCGTCGCAAACACTCGAACAGTTATACGCCATGACTATTCAAGAATTCTAGTGAGAAGGGGAATAAATGAAAGTTCCATCTATAGAAGAGGCTAAGCGGTTATTGTCTGAAGCAGGCAAATTAAATCCTGGGCCTTGGGTGAATCACTCAATATATACGGCAGATGCAGCCCGTAATATAGCTAGCTATCATAGAGAACTTGATCCGGAAATTGCGTACGTTATGGGGTATCTTCACGATATCGGAAGGCGTTATGGGATATCACATCTGCGTCACATCATAGATGGTTATAATTTTATAAGCCAAATGGGTTATGAAGACTGTGCAAAAGTTAGTCTAACCCATTCCTTTCCATTGAAAAACCTTGATTCGTACTCAGGAAATAATGATTGCACTAATGAAGAATTCGATTTTATTAAAGAGTACATAGCTGGTGTCAATTACTCAGCGTATGATGAATTGATTCAACTTTGTGATGCATTGACGACGCCAAGGGGTTTTTGTTTACTCGAGAAACGTTTGGTAGATGTAGCATTAAGATATGGTATTAATGATTTAACGGTTTTGAAATGGAAGGCCACTTTCCGAATTAAAGATAAATTCGAATCTAAGATTGGAATGTCTGTATATGACCTATTGCCAGGAATAAAAGAAACAACTTTTATGGATTAGTTTAATCGGAACGGTCACAGCGTATTACCGACATTGCCCTTGTCATGGCATTTGCAGTTTGGGGTAACAATTTAGAGTAACAAATGCCGCGCCAATCCCTATCGGGCCGGCAACATCGGTAATACACGGGACGTTCTACAACATATCGTGCAAAGGCCGCGCCGTCCATGGCGCGGGTGAAAAACAGGGATACCTACGCAGTCGTAGGATTAAGCGAAGTAAAGGGGTCGGTGTGAAGGTGGAAACAATGGATGAAATTACGAAACATATCTTGCAACTAGAAAATATTTTATTGACATCTGAAATAAGAAGGTCACCCCAAAAAATAGCTGAACTATTAGTATCCGACTTTACAGAGATTACGGCTTCGGGGGTTGAATACCATTATAAAAATGGTGATGTATTTCAAGCTCAAGATGATAATTCTAATTTTGACTGGGAGATAGTTGATTTTATGGTTAGAGAGTTATCTACAGATTGCATATTAGTAATGTACAAGCTAGTTAAACATCGCGAATTAGATGAAAGCAAGAAGAATTCATTCCGAAGTTCCGTATGGAAACATTATGAAAGTAAATGGAAGATAGTTTTCCACCAAGGAACGCCCACATCCCAATGAACTTAAATAGAATTTCCAAAATCTAATCAAGGCTGATAGGCTAATTACTACACATTATTCTTATTTTTATGACGCAGAATTCTGAGGTGATGTTTAAGGTAGCGCCGTCCATGGTACGGTGGAAAGTCTGGGATGGCAGTTGT from the Desulfitobacterium metallireducens DSM 15288 genome contains:
- a CDS encoding sugar phosphate isomerase/epimerase family protein, yielding MKTLDFGMPTLIETNRIEDCVKLCKELGLDFIELNMNLPQYQIENIDVQQLKTISENEDIYFTIHLDENLNVCDFNNEIANAYTKTVLVIIEIAKQLKIPVLNVHMSNGVYFTLPTEKVFLFDQYKDIYLIKLKKFRDTCTKAIGDSNIKICIENCSGFKEFAMEGIELLLESNVFALTFDIGHSHDVNGIDEPFINKHIERLHHMHAHDAKGRENHLPLGTGEINIRERFSLAREHNCRVVLETKTIEGLKQSVEKLKNYT
- a CDS encoding 4Fe-4S binding protein encodes the protein MIPFLFIQSGYDYVNRHIYRPSYGFDDLPFQLHKFDQFVWFLVGNALYYLVAIIMAFKLKKKRAFCKICCPVSLVMKAQTKIALIKTKPSGVECIKCGKCNKECPMDVDVMGYISEKKPVSSSECILCGNCQRVCPVQAIKL
- a CDS encoding nitroreductase family protein; translation: MAVSPLGYAPEQYSLEEKIMSSFASGHKRKDMEVICPQGFKTDWPAWVKSALVVGRLAPSAVNRQPWRFSVDTDAIKISVDNLKDSHHISKRLDCGIAMIHIEIGASHEGIRGQWEYLDQSDVAIFKVQKKI
- a CDS encoding HD domain-containing protein, whose amino-acid sequence is MKVPSIEEAKRLLSEAGKLNPGPWVNHSIYTADAARNIASYHRELDPEIAYVMGYLHDIGRRYGISHLRHIIDGYNFISQMGYEDCAKVSLTHSFPLKNLDSYSGNNDCTNEEFDFIKEYIAGVNYSAYDELIQLCDALTTPRGFCLLEKRLVDVALRYGINDLTVLKWKATFRIKDKFESKIGMSVYDLLPGIKETTFMD
- a CDS encoding DUF4440 domain-containing protein, with product MDEITKHILQLENILLTSEIRRSPQKIAELLVSDFTEITASGVEYHYKNGDVFQAQDDNSNFDWEIVDFMVRELSTDCILVMYKLVKHRELDESKKNSFRSSVWKHYESKWKIVFHQGTPTSQ